The Caulobacter vibrioides sequence TTGCTGGGCAACCTGCTGACCCTGGTCCTGGCGGCCGTCAGCGCCACGCAACTGAGCGAACTTGGCCTGGTCAAACAGCTTGGGCCGGCGCTCTGGTCGGGCCTCGTGCCCATCGCGATCTCCGTCGGCCTGCTGGTCTTCGGCCGCTGGGTGTTTTCGTTGCGACCCGGCCTGCTGCTGTTCGTCACCGCCGCCCATGGGCTGCGCATCATTGTCTCCACCGCGCTGACCGTGATGATCTGGCGCATGGCCCTTCCGGAGGTCGAATCCGGCGTCTGGCTGGTGCTGATGGCCGTTCGCTACCTGGTTTCCCGCATTCCGCTGCTGGCGAACAAGGATCTGGTGTTCGGCAATCTGATGGTCTTCCTGCTGGGACCGCAGGCCGTGGTGGCGGTGCTTCTGGCGGCGCTGGCCCTGGCGACCTTGCTGATTCACCTGGGCGTCATCGTGATCCTGGGCGCCGTCGCGCTGGCGCGTCATCTGGTCAAGCGCATCGCGCGCACCACGCCCTTCGCCGCGTCTCCGTAAGCGTTAGAGCTGCAGCCCGGGCGCGGCCCGCGCCAGCAGCGTCGAGAGTTCACGGCCCAGCTTATCGTCCAGAAGCGGCTTTTCCACGAGGGTGACGCCGGTGACGCCTCGACGGGCCAACCGCTGAGCATCGCCGGTCAGCACGATGGTCGGACGGCCGGCGGTCGGCGGCGGTACGGTCGCGTCGCCGTCGTCGATGACCACGCAGGCGGCCGCGCCACAGTCCGAACAGTTCAGGCAGCTGTGCGTATCGGCGGGCGCGCGCACCATGTAGCCGTCAGTCTCCAGCGAGAACCGCAGGGCCTCGCGCAGCGCCTCATCCTCCACCAGGAGGAGGATCATGGGACGGTCGGGGTCGCCGTCCGACAGGTCGGGCCGGTCGCACATGACCGCATGTTGGCCACAGGCGCGCGGCCCCGGCCTTGATCGGAGTCAAAATCCTCGACCTCAGCATCGCCGCCTAAGGGACTCCCCTTAGCGGACCGCCCCTTAGGCGCATGCCCCGAATATCGGATCGGTTTGAGATGGCGCAAAAAACCCACACCAAACGAAGGGGTTTCCCATGCTGTCTCCGATCCGCGCCAAGACGGTCGACAACGACCATTTCTTCGACGCCGTCCTGCCCGCGCCGGGGGCCTGCGCTCGCTTCCACCGCGACGAAGAGATCTTCGGCGAGGGCGAGGCGGCCGACTATGTCTATCAGGTCGTGTCGGGGTCGGTGCGCACCTACCGGATCCTGCGTGACGGCCGCCGCCAGATCGACGAGTTCCACTTCGCCGGCGACTATTTCGGCCTGGAGATGAGCGAAACCCACCGGATCAACGCCGAGGCCATGTCGGACGCCACCGTGCGGATGATCCGCCGCGGGGCGCTCAGCGACTTGGCCGCCCAGCGCAGCGACGCAGCGCGGGCGCTGTTCCGCCTGACCGCCGAGGGCCTGCAACGCTGTCAGGACCACGTGCTGATGCTGGGCCGCCGGTCGGCGCAGGAGCGCGTGGTGGGCCTGCTGCTCGACATCGCCACCCGCACCCGCGCCGACGCCGAACTGGACGTGCCGATGAGCCGCCAGGACATGGCCGACTATCTGGGCCTGACGATCGAGACCGTCTCGCGCACCCTGACCAGCCTGCAGGACGAGGGCCTGATCGCCCTGCCGACCGTTCGCCACATGGTGCTGAAGGACCGCCGCGCGCTGGAGCGCCTGGTCGCTTAAAGCCAGAGTATTTTTCGAGCGAAGTGGTTCCGGTTCGCGTGAAGAAAAATGCGCCAAAACGAAAGACTAGAGCTCACGGCCTGACGCAGTCAGGACGTGAAATGCTCTAGACGCCGCCCTCGTCCGACCGTTCCAGGCCCGCGATCGCCGCTTCTTCGTCGGCGTCGCCCTGGTTGACCGAGCGCAGCATGACCTGCCGCAAGGCGTAGACCAGCATGGCCAGCAGGATCACCGTGTTGAGCACGAACGGCGCCCAGCCGATCTGCTGATAGAGCAGCACGAACAGCGGCGCGACCACGACGTTCAGGCCGTTGATCGCGGCGATCGCCCCGGCGGCGCCGGCCTGGTCCTTGGCCTCGACCGACAGCGACGCGCCCGCCGTGAAGCCCGGCCGGGCGAAGCCGTAGCCTAGGCTGGCGATGGCGTAGCCGATAGCCACCGCCGCGTAGTCGGGCGCGAAGGCGACGACGATGTTGCCGAGGGCCGCGGCCGCCACGCCCCAGCGCATCAGCTCGCGCGGCCCCATGCGGAACATCCGGATCAGGCCCCATTGCGCCAGCAGGCCGGCCACCGCGCCGGCCGCCATGGCCAGGGTGATGAAGCCCTGCGCCTTGATCGGCGACAGGCCCAGCTTGTCAATGATCAGGAACCCCAAGGTCTGGGTCTGGGCCGTCTGGCAGGTGGCGACCAGAAAGCCGAAGATCAGGAACGGCTTGAGGCGCGGGTCCTTCCAGAGCGCCGCGCTCTCGCCCCGCCACGGCAGACCCATGCGCCGACGCGGCGGCGTCTCGCCGCCGCCGGGCTTGAAGGTCTCGGGCAGGCCGCGATGGACCACAAACAGCATCGCTGCGGCCAGGGCTGCGAACGCGACCATCGGACCGGCCAATCCGATGATGGGCAGAACAAACAGCGGGGCCAGCAGCGGCCCGACCACGGTGCCGAGCCCGAAGGCGCCGGCCAGGCTGGCCATCGCCTGGGTCCGTTCCTCGCGGCGGGTGCGATCGGCCAGATAGGCCTGGGTGGCGGGGTTAGCCGCCGAGCCGAAGCCGCCGAACAGCGCGCGCGCCAGGAGGAACAGCACGAAGATCACCATCGGCGGCGCCAGATGGTGCAGTCCCGCCGACACCACGATCGCGCACAGGGTCATCGAGACGGCGAACCCGGCCAGGCCCAGCACGATCAGGGGCTTGCGCCCGCGCAGGTCCGATTGCCGGGCCCAGAACGGCGAGGTCACCGCCCAGAGCACCGCCGACAGCGAGAAGATCCCAGCCACCAGCGCATCGGGGATGCCGATCTCGCGACCGATC is a genomic window containing:
- a CDS encoding nucleoside transporter, which gives rise to MCDRPDLSDGDPDRPMILLLVEDEALREALRFSLETDGYMVRAPADTHSCLNCSDCGAAACVVIDDGDATVPPPTAGRPTIVLTGDAQRLARRGVTGVTLVEKPLLDDKLGRELSTLLARAAPGLQL
- the fixK gene encoding transcriptional regulator FixK → MLSPIRAKTVDNDHFFDAVLPAPGACARFHRDEEIFGEGEAADYVYQVVSGSVRTYRILRDGRRQIDEFHFAGDYFGLEMSETHRINAEAMSDATVRMIRRGALSDLAAQRSDAARALFRLTAEGLQRCQDHVLMLGRRSAQERVVGLLLDIATRTRADAELDVPMSRQDMADYLGLTIETVSRTLTSLQDEGLIALPTVRHMVLKDRRALERLVA
- a CDS encoding MFS transporter, whose product is MTAETQDSRSNRRAFAILFGVSVATALGNTGMLSVLPAIGREIGIPDALVAGIFSLSAVLWAVTSPFWARQSDLRGRKPLIVLGLAGFAVSMTLCAIVVSAGLHHLAPPMVIFVLFLLARALFGGFGSAANPATQAYLADRTRREERTQAMASLAGAFGLGTVVGPLLAPLFVLPIIGLAGPMVAFAALAAAMLFVVHRGLPETFKPGGGETPPRRRMGLPWRGESAALWKDPRLKPFLIFGFLVATCQTAQTQTLGFLIIDKLGLSPIKAQGFITLAMAAGAVAGLLAQWGLIRMFRMGPRELMRWGVAAAALGNIVVAFAPDYAAVAIGYAIASLGYGFARPGFTAGASLSVEAKDQAGAAGAIAAINGLNVVVAPLFVLLYQQIGWAPFVLNTVILLAMLVYALRQVMLRSVNQGDADEEAAIAGLERSDEGGV